The nucleotide sequence TGATCTAACCACCACATCTTTGATCTGTATACTGGAGGGAAAAGATTTGTACTCCACTCCCTTCATGTTGTCCTCATGCTTGTACGATTTGTTCCTTCTTGCATATATTTTGCAAACTGTCAGCATATTAAACATTGAGCTTGAACATGTCAATCAGATCTCATCCATATTCTTTGTTTTGATTATACTCGTTGAACTAAATACATGTATATGTAACCTTAAATTTGTTTGACCTGAAGTGAGGCAACTCtcaattgattttctatttagGTTGCTGCATCAACGAACAAGGAAGTGGATGCTCATATCCCTAACTATCCTAGCTTACCCCCACAACTTATCTGTCAGCTTCACAATGTGACCATGCATGTAAGGCTTGTTTGTTTTGGTTTGTTATGGTTCTGAGCTTTCTTAAGAGCTGGTTCTTAGAGGTGTAAAATTTGTCAACCTCAGGCAGATGTGGAGACGGATGAAGTATATGCGCAGATGACGTTACAACCATTGAGTCCAGTATGCTGCTTATTATTGATTCAATTAGATttctgattttttgtttttcaattctgcttcaattttttaaaatgggcTTTTCTGTAGCAAGAGCAAAAGGATGCGTACCTCCCAGCAGAGTTGGGTGTGCCCAGCAAACAGCCATCGAATTATTTCTGTAAAACATTGACAGCTAGTGACACAAGTACACATGGAGGCTTCTCTGTTCCTCGCCGAGCAGCTGAAAAAGTGTTTCCTCCTTTGGTAAATCTTTATTGCAACTATATAATTTGATCATCCAGCTTTAggtctcttgattttaaatgcCTTGCATTTCTAAGTTCACACTTCTGGCCTGCAGGACTTTTCACAGCAGCCTCCAGCCCAAGAGTTAATTGCAAGGGATCTTcatgataatgaatggaaatttaGGCATATATTTCGAGGTTAGTTTCTTCGAagtgtatttttaaaaacttaggTTAATTCTCTATAGAATGGTTTAtttgttttgtctttttctAATCTATTCCTATAGGCAGTAGGATAAGAATGATATCTAAATTTGAACAGCAAAATGAATGTCTCCACAGCATTTGAAAATTTGGTATCACATCTGGGTTGCAAGTTTTGGGTTATGTAGATGTTTATTGAATTCTTTGCCTTattacttaaaaagaaaatttttccaGTCCCTCCCAAGTTCTACCTCCACAGCCATGTATCATTATATGGCTATGCTTCTTCTGGAAGTATTTGAGTTTAATGGATTTGTCCAGGTTACTGAAACAGTATATGATCTAGCAGTCCCATATCTTCCTTTTATGCTGCATTTTGGGTTTTTATCATTTGTTAGTTTTGCCTTAGGTGGAGTGATCTCTTTGCTGCTGCCATCCTACACTTTTCCTCAATCTAGGAAAATCTATAAATGAATAGTAAAATGTAGAGAAGTTACGTAGTTAAGTTCACTACCATCAAATTGAGTGGGGAACCCTGGTTGGTCATTAAGGGCTCATAAATTTCCATGTATCATTGGAGGGTAAAAATTTGATCACCCATTTCTCACAGAAGGACTATAtatcttctaatatttttaaaagaagtcTTGTTGTCAACTGAGAATTGACCTAAagaatttaactttttaaagaaaattttgttatcagcTCAGAGTTGATGTAACCAATTTGAGTCTGGATGCATGGGTTGCTTGCTTAGATCAATAAAATTGCTTTATAAGGGAGTTGAGCTTCTTGTTTGTTCATAATATGTAGTCAAAGATGGTGCTCTACttgtattaaatataaaatgtaGCAGTTAATTTCAAATCATGAACACTCTTTAGCAATGATGGATTTTTCTTCACACAGGTCAGCCCAAAAGGCATCTTCTTACAACAGGTTGGAGTGTATTTGTAAGTGCAAAAAGACTTGTTGCTGGGGATTCGGTTCTTTTTATCTGGTAGGTCATTGCCTAATCCTCTAAATTGACTGTCCTTGATCTTCTCCTTGTGTTATGATTGGCATCAAGATGACATCATAGGTTTCTCTAGTGTCTGTGAATTCATGAATTTTAGGTTCTTGGGCTCCTGAAACTTATCTAACTGTCTGATCCTATCCATCAACTTCTATCTTATCTTGGATATTCAGAAAGATATAAGGCCATGTGCTTAGAAAAGAAATGGTAATAGTTGGTTAATATGTTCAAGAGCATGAGATGAAATTGATTTTAACCTTAAAGAACCACTTGCCAGGTTTGCTAATTTACCTCTTCCTCCTGTACACTACTGTGTGGTCCATGCATGGACAGTGTGGCTTTTTGTTCTTCCTCCTTGACTTGTCAGTATTGTGTAACCATAAGCTATTACAAATTAAATGATGTTCAAACTGAAATGTGCTTTCAGGAATGAGAAGAATCAGTTACTACTTGGTATCCGGCGTGCTAATCGACCACAAACTGTTATGCCATCATCGGTTTTATCAAGTGATAGCATGCACTTAGGGCTTTTGGCTGCTGCAGCTCATGCAGCTGCAACAAATAGCCGTTTCACTATATTTTATAATCCAAGGTATACCCTTAGCGCCATTTTCCCACCTTTCTTGTCATCTTGCTAGGTGATTGGATAgacaaaaatgttttaagtttcTCTTCCTTCTATCCCTTTCTGTCTctcttttttaatgttttaattttttaatgaattttcccTTCCTCCAACCACCACCCGCAATCACATCAAAGGTGGTAAAAGTGATTGGAAGATTAGTATCGTTCAATTTTAAAGTTTCTGAAGTCTTTCATTTAATTCACATTACCTCTCAATCAGGGCTAGCCCATCTGAATTTGTCATACCATTGGCCAAGTATGCTAAAGCAGTCTATCATACACGTGTTTCTGTTGGCATGCGCTTTCGGATGCTGTTTGAAACTGAAGAATCAAGTGTCCGTCGGTATGTTACGAACCTCCTTTTTCTCCTTTGATTGCCATGTTACTctagttgcattttttttttcctttttgttttaattttgttgaggCAGGGAAATCTGACTTTCAAGGTTTGTCTTGGACAAGTCTTGAGCAATTGCTTACTTGGTCTTGTGGTTGTCACCACCTATCTGTGTATTTAGATGTTGTAATATATGTTTAAATAACTTGAGAAAATATCCTGTCCTGATCTTTGCTGAtattttatctataaataattagaaattaaacAGTGGAAGTTTAGGGGACTCTAGGGACTGACATTGGAGTGTGCTAATTTATGAGCCAGAAATCAAAATTTCTTAATGCAAAGTGAACACCAGGTTAATTTTGGCATAGTGGTGATTCTTCTGTCCCATTCATAAGAAACAAAGGAACAGTGAGATTAATGTCCCATCTCGTGTTCCATATTTTAGCATCCACTGATGGTAAATCAAGGTTACATTCAGTTGACAtggattttagttttaattggtTGCTTTCTCAGATCTAATGCCTTCAGGGTTCTTCTACtaggtctctctctctctctctctttaaatttttttaattttttttttcatttttcttcctgTAATGGATAATATTTTCCAGCTACATGGGCACGATAACTGGCATAAGCGATTTAGATCCTGTTCGGTGGCCAAACTCCCATTGGCGCTCAGTGAAGGTCTgttgataacatttttttatcttatctaTTTGCTTTCTTCTGTTGATTTGTGAATGGATATGTTGCCTGATGGATAATTTCTTTACAATGTTAATTTTCCTTTAGTGTTATTTCTTGATATCTTTGCTCTTTGTGAAATGAATAATGAAGCACATTGTGATGAACTTTGACCTGATTAACACAGGTGGGCTGGGATGAGTCCACGGCAGGGGAGAGGCAACCCAGAGTGTCCCTATGGGAGATTGAACCTTTAACGACCTTCCCAATGTATCCTTCTCCATTTCCTCTCAGACTAAAGAGACCATGGCCACCAGGGCTACCCTCTCTCCATGGTATGCTTGTCTACTGCTTATCTTAGGACTGGCATGCATTACTAAATTTTGTAACAATATCCTACTAGTTGCAAATTCCAATTTCCTGTTCCATCTCCTCAGTTATATTTAGGCATGAAGACtagatttttctccttttaatcTAACTCTTTTGTTGCTGTTAGGCATCAAGGATGATGATTTAGGAATGAATTCACCACTTATGTGGCTCCGAGGAGATAATGTAGACCGTGGAATCCAATCTCTGAACTTTCAGGGAATCGGGGTTAATCCTTGGATGCAACCAAGGCTTGACGCTTCCATGCTGGGTCTGCAGACAGACATGTACCAAGCTATGGCTGCTGCTGCTCTTCAGGAGATGAGGGCTGTGGATCCATCCAAACAGGCACCTGCACCCCTTCTGCATTACCAGCAACCCCAAAATGTTGCCAGCAGGTCTTCTTGTCTAATGCAGCCCCAGATGTTGCAGCAATCTCAGCCTCAACAGGCCTTTCTTCAAGGCATGCATGAAAACACCAACCAGGCTCAATCTCAGACTCAGTCTCACCTTCTTCAGCAACATTTGCAGCATCAGCACtcattcaataataataataataataatcagcAGCAGCAGCCCGCCCCCCCGCCGCAACAACCACAACAGCAATTGGTCGATCATCAGCGGATCCGAGTGTCGTTTCTGCCATCTCTCAGTTTGCTTCAGCCTCTCAATCCCAGTCACCATCTTTGCAAACCATCTCTTCTCTGTGCCAACAGCAGAGCTTTTCTGACTCAACTGGTAACCCAGGGACGAGCCCAATTATTTCTCCCCTCCAGAGTCTTTTGAGTTCATTCCCCCAGGATGAGTCATCCAACCTCCTCAACATGCCTAGAAGCACTTCCCTTATGCCGTCTGCTGCCTGGCTGCCCAAGCGGGTTGCGGTTGAACCTCTTCTTCCTTCTGGTGCTTCACAATGTATTCTGCCCCAAGTGGAACAGTTGGGACAACCCCAAACAAACATCTCTCAGAATTCTATTTCACTGCCACCATTTCCTGGTAGAGAGTGCTCCATTGACCAAGAAGGGAGCACTGATCCCCAGAGCCATCTTTTGTTTGGCGTTAATATAGAGCCCTCATCTTTGCTAATGCAGAATGGGATGTCAGGTCTCAGGGGAGTTGGCAGTGAAAGTGATTCAACGGCCATACCCTTCTCTTCATCCAATTTTATGAGTTCTACAGGCACCGATTTTTCACTTAATCCAGCAATGACACCTTCCAGTTGCATTGATGAATCTGGTTTCCTGCAGTCTCCAGAAAATGTGGGCCAAGTAAACCCACCAACCCGAACCTTTGTTAAGGTTAGCTGCcttctttgatttcttgtttCTATTTCTGATATGATATGCTAT is from Vitis riparia cultivar Riparia Gloire de Montpellier isolate 1030 chromosome 10, EGFV_Vit.rip_1.0, whole genome shotgun sequence and encodes:
- the LOC117923418 gene encoding LOW QUALITY PROTEIN: auxin response factor 6 (The sequence of the model RefSeq protein was modified relative to this genomic sequence to represent the inferred CDS: inserted 1 base in 1 codon); the encoded protein is MRLSPAGFTHQTQEGEKRCLNSELWHACAGPLVSLPAVGSRVVYFPQGHSEQVAASTNKEVDAHIPNYPSLPPQLICQLHNVTMHADVETDEVYAQMTLQPLSPQEQKDAYLPAELGVPSKQPSNYFCKTLTASDTSTHGGFSVPRRAAEKVFPPLDFSQQPPAQELIARDLHDNEWKFRHIFRGQPKRHLLTTGWSVFVSAKRLVAGDSVLFIWNEKNQLLLGIRRANRPQTVMPSSVLSSDSMHLGLLAAAAHAAATNSRFTIFYNPRASPSEFVIPLAKYAKAVYHTRVSVGMRFRMLFETEESSVRRYMGTITGISDLDPVRWPNSHWRSVKVGWDESTAGERQPRVSLWEIEPLTTFPMYPSPFPLRLKRPWPPGLPSLHGIKDDDLGMNSPLMWLRGDNVDRGIQSLNFQGIGVNPWMQPRLDASMLGLQTDMYQAMAAAALQEMRAVDPSKQAPAPLLHYQQPQNVASRSSCLMQPQMLQQSQPQQAFLQGMHENTNQAQSQTQSHLLQQHLQHQHSFNNNNNNNQQQQPAPPPQQPQQQLVDXSADPSVVSAISQFASASQSQSPSLQTISSLCQQQSFSDSTGNPGTSPIISPLQSLLSSFPQDESSNLLNMPRSTSLMPSAAWLPKRVAVEPLLPSGASQCILPQVEQLGQPQTNISQNSISLPPFPGRECSIDQEGSTDPQSHLLFGVNIEPSSLLMQNGMSGLRGVGSESDSTAIPFSSSNFMSSTGTDFSLNPAMTPSSCIDESGFLQSPENVGQVNPPTRTFVKVYKSGSFGRSLDITKFSSYHELRGELARMFGLEGQLEDPRRSGWQLVFVDRENDVLLLGDDPWPEFVNSVWCIKILSLQEVQQMGKRGLELLNSVPIQRLTSSSCDDYASRQDSRNLSTGITSVGSLDY